Proteins encoded within one genomic window of Nitrospina gracilis 3/211:
- a CDS encoding YifB family Mg chelatase-like AAA ATPase, producing AYDLDFTDVKGQYHVKRALEIAAAGGHNIILIGPPGSGKSMLAKRLPTILPPLTLDEAIETTKIHSVLGLMNNGKGLIATRPFRSPHHTISDAGLIGGGKVPMPGEVSLAHNGVLFLDELPEFKRNALEVLRQPMEDRQVCISRASGSLTFPTGFMLVAAMNPCPCGYRTDPKRECQCTPPQIKKYVSRISGPMMDRIDIHIQVPAVEYKDLASNTVGEPSSVLRQRVQKARVRQLQRFSSAKIFSNASMSSKQIKTHCPLDAASQKIMSTAIDKMGMSARAHDRILKVARTIADLAGDNAVAAEHIAEAIQYRTLDREGG from the coding sequence CGGCGTACGACCTCGATTTCACCGACGTCAAAGGCCAGTACCACGTGAAGCGCGCTTTGGAGATCGCCGCCGCGGGCGGGCACAACATCATCCTCATCGGGCCGCCGGGTTCAGGGAAGTCCATGCTGGCCAAACGCCTGCCCACCATCCTGCCGCCGCTCACGCTCGACGAAGCCATCGAGACAACGAAAATCCACAGCGTGCTCGGCCTCATGAACAACGGCAAGGGACTCATTGCCACGCGGCCGTTTCGGTCGCCGCACCACACCATTTCGGACGCGGGACTCATCGGCGGCGGCAAGGTGCCGATGCCGGGGGAGGTCTCGCTGGCGCACAACGGCGTGCTGTTTCTCGATGAACTTCCGGAGTTCAAACGCAACGCGCTCGAGGTGTTGCGTCAACCGATGGAGGACCGGCAGGTGTGCATCTCGCGCGCGTCGGGGTCGCTCACCTTCCCCACCGGCTTCATGCTGGTGGCGGCGATGAATCCGTGTCCCTGCGGTTACCGCACCGATCCCAAACGCGAGTGCCAGTGCACACCGCCGCAGATCAAGAAATACGTGTCGCGCATTTCGGGACCGATGATGGACCGCATCGACATCCACATCCAGGTGCCTGCCGTCGAGTACAAGGACCTCGCGTCGAATACGGTGGGAGAGCCGTCGTCCGTCCTGCGCCAGCGCGTGCAGAAGGCGCGCGTGCGGCAACTGCAACGCTTTTCGAGTGCGAAGATTTTTTCCAACGCGTCGATGAGTTCGAAGCAGATCAAAACGCACTGCCCGCTGGACGCCGCGTCGCAGAAGATCATGTCCACGGCCATTGACAAGATGGGCATGAGCGCCCGCGCGCACGACCGTATTTTAAAAGTGGCGCGCACCATTGCCGATCTGGCGGGCGACAACGCCGTCGCCGCCGAGCACATCGCCGAAGCCATTCAATATCGAACACTCGATCGAGAAGGAGGTTAG
- a CDS encoding magnesium chelatase domain-containing protein → MISRVQSGAVLGIDGYVVEVEVHLSPGLPGMSIVGLPDAAVKESSDRVAAAIRNTQLEFPVRRITVNLAPADIKKEGSAFDLPIALGILAADGIVKPDHLHRYLILGELSLDGRVKPIKGTLSIAAQAKKAGVEGILLPKANAAEAAVVSGLKVYPLETLPEALAFFGRRAGTGGGDERPGRR, encoded by the coding sequence ATGATCTCCCGGGTGCAGAGCGGCGCGGTGCTGGGCATCGACGGCTACGTCGTCGAGGTCGAGGTGCACCTTTCACCCGGACTGCCGGGGATGTCCATCGTCGGTCTGCCCGACGCGGCGGTGAAGGAGAGTTCCGACCGCGTCGCCGCCGCCATCCGCAACACGCAGCTGGAGTTCCCGGTTCGGCGCATCACCGTCAACCTCGCGCCCGCCGATATCAAAAAAGAAGGCTCCGCCTTCGACCTGCCCATCGCGCTCGGCATTCTCGCCGCCGACGGCATCGTCAAACCCGATCACCTGCACCGCTACCTGATCCTCGGCGAGCTCTCGCTCGACGGACGGGTGAAACCGATCAAGGGCACGCTGTCGATCGCGGCGCAGGCGAAGAAGGCAGGGGTCGAGGGCATCCTGCTTCCCAAGGCCAATGCCGCCGAAGCGGCGGTGGTGTCGGGCCTCAAGGTCTATCCGCTGGAGACGTTGCCGGAGGCGCTGGCGTTTTTTGGACGGCGAGCTGGAACTGGAGGCGGTGACGAAAGACCCGGAAGGCG
- a CDS encoding YgaP family membrane protein, translated as MNRKRKLHDGIVGAVLTAGSALAYWVHPLWVLVPGVLGVTLLQSGLTGFCPLYFILDKTCKETETAVKV; from the coding sequence ATGAATAGGAAACGCAAACTGCATGACGGGATCGTCGGCGCGGTGCTGACGGCGGGCTCGGCCCTGGCGTACTGGGTGCATCCGTTGTGGGTGCTGGTGCCGGGCGTACTGGGGGTGACGTTACTGCAAAGCGGGCTTACGGGATTCTGCCCACTCTATTTCATTCTGGATAAGACGTGCAAAGAAACGGAGACGGCGGTAAAGGTGTAG
- the sugE gene encoding quaternary ammonium compound efflux SMR transporter SugE: MAWVVLFVAGLFEVGWAVGLKYTEGFTKLWPTVWTVASIVISMGLLGLALKHLPVGTAYAVWTGIGTLGTAILGIYLFGEPATALRLLCIGLITVGILGLRFVPS, encoded by the coding sequence ATGGCGTGGGTGGTGTTGTTTGTGGCGGGTTTGTTTGAGGTGGGCTGGGCCGTGGGCCTGAAGTACACGGAAGGGTTCACGAAACTGTGGCCGACGGTGTGGACGGTGGCGAGCATCGTCATCAGCATGGGCCTCTTGGGCCTGGCTCTCAAGCACCTGCCGGTGGGAACGGCGTATGCGGTGTGGACGGGCATCGGCACCCTGGGCACAGCGATTCTCGGCATCTATTTATTTGGCGAACCTGCGACCGCACTGCGCCTCCTCTGCATCGGCCTCATCACTGTAGGAATCCTCGGATTGCGGTTTGTGCCGTCATAA
- a CDS encoding DUF2269 domain-containing protein: protein MDFTTIKFLHVMSAVVLLGTGLGLAFMLFRAQQSRDSKTLLFALNNILIGDIVFIGPALFVLFGSGHWMLRNGAHSVREPWMIASLALIMLVGLCWFAAVFLEWRMRNNLRKVIADGIELPPRHTLFHRLWMGMGAVALSSAIAILVMMVTKPSFSG from the coding sequence ATGGATTTTACGACTATCAAATTCCTGCACGTGATGAGTGCGGTGGTGCTATTGGGGACGGGGCTGGGGCTGGCGTTCATGCTGTTCCGCGCCCAGCAGAGCCGGGACTCCAAGACGCTGTTGTTCGCGCTCAATAATATTCTCATTGGCGACATCGTGTTCATCGGCCCGGCGCTGTTCGTGCTGTTCGGCTCCGGCCACTGGATGCTGAGAAACGGCGCGCATTCCGTGCGCGAGCCGTGGATGATCGCGTCGCTGGCGCTCATCATGCTGGTCGGGCTGTGCTGGTTCGCCGCCGTGTTCCTCGAATGGCGCATGCGCAACAACCTGCGCAAGGTGATCGCCGACGGCATCGAACTGCCGCCACGCCACACCCTGTTTCACCGCCTGTGGATGGGCATGGGCGCGGTGGCGCTTTCCTCCGCCATCGCCATCCTGGTCATGATGGTGACCAAACCTTCCTTCTCCGGGTGA
- a CDS encoding tetratricopeptide repeat protein, translating to MNFSFQRISLLAALVFLIPACGYSIAELKNMAGEGNVLAQFDLGQSYRLGYGVEPNKEEAFKWYLKSAEGGLPDAQHHVGVCYAKGFGVERDYQKAREWYLKSAENGYPLAFSKLGLVYLKGLGVPKDPQEAAKWYKQGVEKNVQSSLLTYGVMHMNGEGVERDYVKAYDLLTRARRHGGDTDLARGARIMLDKLISKMSEEEKDRAGVSPIPSWIFDPP from the coding sequence ATGAATTTTTCATTCCAACGGATTTCTCTGTTAGCTGCACTCGTTTTCCTTATTCCCGCCTGTGGCTACAGCATTGCTGAATTAAAGAACATGGCCGGGGAAGGTAACGTGCTGGCGCAATTCGATCTGGGCCAGTCTTACCGCTTGGGGTACGGTGTGGAGCCCAACAAAGAGGAGGCTTTCAAATGGTATTTGAAGTCGGCAGAAGGCGGCCTTCCCGATGCGCAACATCACGTGGGCGTCTGTTACGCCAAAGGGTTTGGCGTGGAGCGGGATTACCAAAAAGCCCGGGAGTGGTACCTCAAATCCGCAGAGAACGGATATCCCTTGGCATTTTCCAAGTTGGGGTTGGTGTATTTAAAAGGCCTGGGGGTGCCGAAGGATCCTCAAGAAGCCGCCAAGTGGTACAAGCAGGGAGTGGAAAAAAATGTTCAGTCGTCCCTGTTGACTTACGGCGTCATGCACATGAATGGAGAGGGCGTGGAAAGGGACTACGTCAAGGCTTACGACCTGCTGACCCGTGCCCGAAGGCATGGGGGCGACACGGATTTAGCCCGGGGCGCCCGGATCATGCTGGACAAACTGATTTCCAAAATGTCCGAAGAGGAAAAAGATCGCGCGGGTGTGTCGCCAATCCCATCCTGGATTTTTGACCCACCTTGA
- a CDS encoding pentapeptide repeat-containing protein, translating to MNSNWTRETIEASKGALQKANLFGQKLEGADLKGGDLTEANLRKAKLMQAHLENAKLVRASLSTVDFTGAFLMNADLSRAECIGTNFTEADLTGVNFDRASVSKAKFDGANLSGADMTHIVNLTSQQVQSAKIDRTTKLPHYLRAKWISETEFECHDSVRRIDDNREA from the coding sequence ATGAATTCAAACTGGACGCGGGAGACGATTGAAGCGTCGAAAGGCGCTCTGCAGAAGGCGAACCTGTTCGGCCAGAAGCTGGAAGGAGCGGACCTCAAGGGCGGCGACCTTACCGAGGCCAACCTGCGCAAGGCCAAGCTCATGCAGGCGCATTTGGAAAACGCCAAACTCGTGCGCGCCAGTTTGAGTACCGTCGATTTCACCGGCGCGTTTTTGATGAATGCCGACCTCTCCCGCGCCGAGTGCATCGGCACCAACTTTACTGAAGCCGACCTCACCGGCGTCAACTTCGACCGCGCCTCGGTGAGCAAGGCGAAGTTCGACGGCGCGAATCTCTCCGGCGCGGACATGACGCACATCGTCAACCTCACCAGCCAGCAGGTGCAGTCGGCGAAGATCGACCGCACCACAAAACTGCCCCATTACCTGCGCGCGAAGTGGATTTCCGAAACGGAATTCGAGTGCCACGACTCGGTGCGCCGCATCGACGACAACCGGGAGGCGTGA
- a CDS encoding pentapeptide repeat-containing protein: MLEKMLEDHALWFETRGSAGERAVLKGVDLSHAVLAGAKLIEADLMGAKLVKADLRGADLRGSNLQDADFREARLEDANLEEADLMMADLRGAHLDNASFGGAYLHGADLTGAVGLTREQADCAFQDASTRLPDFEN; the protein is encoded by the coding sequence ATGCTGGAGAAGATGCTGGAAGACCACGCCCTCTGGTTCGAGACCCGCGGCAGTGCGGGCGAGCGCGCGGTGCTGAAGGGCGTCGATCTCAGCCACGCGGTGCTTGCCGGCGCGAAGTTGATCGAAGCCGACCTCATGGGTGCGAAGCTGGTGAAGGCAGACCTCCGTGGCGCGGACCTGCGCGGCTCCAACCTGCAGGACGCGGATTTCCGGGAAGCCCGATTGGAGGACGCCAACCTGGAGGAAGCCGATCTCATGATGGCCGACCTGCGCGGGGCGCATCTCGACAACGCCAGTTTCGGCGGCGCCTACCTGCACGGCGCGGACCTCACCGGCGCGGTGGGGCTGACCCGTGAACAAGCGGATTGCGCTTTTCAGGACGCTTCCACCCGCCTGCCTGACTTTGAGAATTAA
- a CDS encoding glycosyltransferase family 87 protein: MESTWPPSLHRRFVIFVFLALLIWGVTDVRYRASLHPDQPHKHRTDFTVYSEAGAAFFDGRDPYEVTNPRGWKYLYPPMLALVVTPLHGLPTHWQGLIWFALSVAMLWGCYKESVHLLGLAFRDRSLHLEKMKPYLLLVGGCTSVAVLFPMLNCMQRGQIGIAKTYFLLLGFRLVMENRGWVRPFLGGVAMTVAVVLKVTPIVPVSFVAFQAGVAWLRKESSAAARPGFFGVMAGSVAGLLLFFLIIPAGLVGWNANIHHLITWYSKVGNQSVEFDAANNLDNPYTMRNQSFSNAVYRLGNWTAHVFFDGPPDKNVHLKKSGPMPMDADWVQATVLIARVGLVLALFPLAIKLTKTDSVLNRSLLFGLACVAALIVSPVARGHYYMLQLPALIFVPLWLYQRGEIQWAKRMAVIPVALSLLHYALLPVTGRLGVLGIGTTVWYALAVVRLLSSRLSAAAVVDSGRTTG, encoded by the coding sequence ATGGAATCGACCTGGCCGCCCTCCCTTCACCGCCGTTTCGTGATTTTTGTTTTTCTCGCCCTCCTCATCTGGGGTGTGACCGATGTGCGTTACCGCGCCAGCCTGCATCCCGACCAGCCGCACAAGCACCGCACCGACTTCACCGTTTACAGCGAAGCGGGGGCGGCGTTTTTCGACGGACGCGACCCGTACGAAGTGACCAACCCGCGCGGCTGGAAATACCTGTATCCACCCATGCTCGCGCTTGTGGTGACGCCGCTGCATGGGCTGCCGACCCACTGGCAGGGATTGATTTGGTTCGCCCTGAGCGTTGCCATGCTGTGGGGTTGTTATAAGGAGTCTGTGCACCTTTTGGGACTGGCCTTCCGGGACCGCAGTCTGCATCTTGAAAAGATGAAACCGTATTTGCTGCTGGTCGGCGGTTGCACTTCGGTGGCGGTGTTGTTTCCGATGCTCAACTGCATGCAGCGAGGGCAGATCGGTATCGCCAAAACCTATTTTCTTCTGCTCGGGTTCCGGCTGGTGATGGAGAACCGCGGCTGGGTGCGTCCGTTTCTGGGCGGCGTGGCGATGACGGTGGCGGTGGTGCTGAAGGTCACCCCCATCGTGCCGGTGAGTTTTGTCGCCTTCCAGGCTGGCGTGGCGTGGTTGCGGAAGGAATCGAGTGCCGCCGCCCGGCCGGGATTCTTCGGCGTGATGGCGGGCAGCGTGGCGGGGCTCCTCCTGTTTTTTCTAATTATCCCCGCCGGTCTCGTGGGTTGGAATGCCAACATCCATCACCTGATAACGTGGTATTCGAAAGTGGGCAACCAGTCGGTGGAGTTCGACGCCGCCAACAACCTGGACAACCCTTACACCATGCGCAACCAGAGTTTCAGCAACGCCGTGTACCGGCTGGGCAACTGGACGGCGCACGTGTTTTTCGATGGGCCGCCGGATAAAAACGTGCATCTGAAAAAATCCGGTCCCATGCCCATGGATGCCGACTGGGTACAGGCGACGGTGTTGATCGCAAGAGTGGGGCTGGTGCTGGCGTTGTTTCCATTGGCCATTAAGCTGACAAAAACCGACAGCGTGCTGAACCGTTCTTTGTTGTTCGGCCTCGCCTGCGTGGCGGCCTTGATCGTCTCCCCGGTCGCGCGCGGGCATTATTACATGCTGCAACTTCCGGCATTGATCTTCGTTCCGTTATGGCTGTACCAACGGGGTGAGATCCAATGGGCGAAGCGAATGGCGGTGATTCCCGTAGCGCTGTCGCTCCTGCATTATGCCCTGCTTCCGGTGACGGGAAGGCTGGGGGTGTTGGGCATCGGCACCACCGTCTGGTATGCGCTCGCCGTCGTCCGCCTGCTGTCATCCCGCCTCTCTGCAGCCGCAGTGGTGGATTCCGGACGCACCACGGGATAA
- a CDS encoding ATP citrate lyase citrate-binding domain-containing protein: MQITGMLWGRKLLDLVEFPRSDVRGPEISVDEIKEMISKHGQVFIKPVFKGGVGKKGKSGLLGRVNNIHDALKEKERLYFATHQDGNAVTKANGVTFEGGVPADIEVYFSISDNTIYRAPTMTITHHGGVDIEELPEDKIAVVPFDPLTGLKAFHVSNALMSLGAPPQIISPLVQHLPKLWDLYNNYGMLMLELNPIRMSTAGGRLTPVACDFKCAFDQDDPAWKRLHLPTDLFASDDSDFEQEINQLRTYQGQSDVYVINDKGSITAPTFGGGANAMVTELLGEDATISSDFGGNPPYEKMHDISRITFKYWMEQSNVLFIIGGKANNTDIYETFRAMADGIKWYFQNYGPKPLFVVVGRGGPNLIKGMGYLRDTLDSLGLPYRFFGHDSAMSEVINYARAVNDWMKNGGKEEIKKALNIK; encoded by the coding sequence ATGCAAATCACCGGAATGCTTTGGGGCCGTAAGTTGCTGGACCTGGTGGAATTCCCCCGGTCCGATGTGCGGGGCCCTGAAATCAGCGTTGATGAAATCAAGGAAATGATCAGCAAGCACGGGCAGGTGTTCATCAAGCCCGTGTTCAAAGGCGGTGTCGGCAAAAAAGGGAAATCCGGCCTCCTCGGCCGCGTCAACAACATTCACGATGCGTTGAAAGAAAAAGAACGTCTCTATTTCGCGACGCACCAGGATGGCAATGCCGTGACGAAAGCCAACGGCGTCACCTTCGAAGGTGGCGTGCCGGCGGACATCGAAGTGTACTTTTCCATCTCCGACAACACCATCTACCGCGCTCCGACGATGACCATCACGCATCACGGTGGTGTGGACATCGAAGAGTTGCCCGAGGACAAGATCGCCGTGGTGCCGTTCGATCCGCTTACCGGATTGAAAGCCTTTCACGTATCGAATGCCCTGATGAGTCTCGGCGCTCCGCCGCAGATCATCAGCCCGCTGGTTCAGCACCTGCCGAAGTTGTGGGACCTGTACAACAACTACGGCATGTTGATGCTGGAGCTGAACCCGATCCGCATGAGCACTGCGGGTGGACGCCTCACCCCGGTGGCGTGCGACTTCAAATGCGCGTTCGATCAGGACGACCCGGCGTGGAAGCGCCTGCACCTGCCGACGGATCTGTTCGCCTCCGACGATTCGGACTTCGAGCAGGAGATCAACCAGCTCCGCACCTACCAGGGGCAGAGCGACGTGTACGTCATCAACGACAAAGGTTCCATCACCGCGCCGACGTTCGGCGGCGGCGCGAATGCGATGGTCACCGAACTGCTGGGCGAAGACGCGACGATTTCTTCCGACTTCGGCGGCAACCCGCCTTACGAGAAGATGCACGACATCTCTCGGATCACGTTCAAATACTGGATGGAACAGTCGAACGTGCTCTTCATCATCGGCGGTAAAGCCAACAACACGGACATTTACGAGACGTTCCGCGCGATGGCCGACGGCATCAAGTGGTATTTCCAGAACTACGGTCCCAAACCCCTGTTCGTCGTGGTGGGCCGTGGCGGTCCCAACCTCATCAAGGGAATGGGCTACCTGCGGGACACTCTGGATTCGCTGGGTCTGCCGTATCGTTTCTTCGGTCACGACAGCGCCATGTCCGAGGTCATCAATTATGCCAGGGCCGTTAACGACTGGATGAAAAACGGCGGCAAGGAAGAAATCAAAAAAGCTCTGAATATCAAGTAA
- a CDS encoding ATP citrate lyase subunit alpha, producing MHKQGIGDFPYYVGINSLADLATKDDRVVVLNILGKESSGVTPISHIYSGGNVVFGTGPGKSGKALPTKVGNIPVYNSIKEGMAAGHKFNTAVVYLPPSGVKDGVAEAVRQNPDLKKVIVLTEKVSVKDSRIMRAICQANGVDLFGANCLGLADSWNHVRIGGALGGSHPEESLIKGSVAIFSNSGNFTTTIAVYLSTAGWGTTTSVSSGKDVYIHFGPHEFIHGFNNDDRSKAAIIYCEPGGYYEKGVESDKPIIACVVGRWKAKLTKSCGHAGSLAGSGDDAVAKEKWFMDYFGVDGIYSPENPKFSKKGALVTNIAHIPEALTKVMELRGEKPDFEPKGSLSLKCWFGNNNNAQLPKELDVPVVEALDPYNKQIEALRVQVGAMIRRETLKDASGASRMDPKTQVSQIHGVSILDASTKSLEENLAFALTKNYPSEFGRALANLALNAHVGHHNHPALAAAQASRDAGNSPNTVLSAAVSIIGKKTVQKSLDAASGLLELFKLSDMNDPEQSFDYSAQLKEAGKFKDAFLGTGDDCSDKIMDAVAKLQGQSVFLNFLQDFAKQENGKVSVDAIVAGIWATLGWRSLRSKKLTRQTLQTLPWYSRIFSTMVGCTAGADKHSTDSFCGVKLDDIVTKSSFTKTAFLALMGREPADGELFEFQVLLGLIITNGPGTISAQGAKGAVSADGPEQPDRVQVNKSMVGFLTHTGFAHGGNGYEAAAFLIEQFKGSGLKDPADANHGIDLAKLATDYASGYGKYKKEQKELGNLEYAKIPCVNHPVFKGKDVNVDPREEYVQKLFKEKGLNNVFLDFYHHLVEGLFKAKVTKNVYCVNIDAVIAVILLKMVWADYQKGTIKESDIETASFAAFLFGRMIGCAAEVDDHTNRGRNMDTRTPASKVAYVG from the coding sequence ATGCATAAGCAAGGAATAGGCGATTTTCCCTATTACGTCGGAATCAATTCTCTGGCGGATTTGGCGACCAAGGATGACCGGGTCGTTGTTTTGAATATATTAGGTAAGGAAAGTTCCGGCGTCACCCCGATCAGCCATATTTATTCGGGCGGGAACGTGGTGTTCGGCACCGGTCCGGGCAAGTCCGGTAAGGCTCTGCCCACGAAAGTCGGGAACATTCCCGTTTACAACTCTATCAAAGAAGGCATGGCGGCGGGCCACAAGTTCAACACCGCGGTCGTGTACCTGCCTCCTTCCGGTGTGAAAGACGGCGTGGCCGAAGCGGTGCGCCAGAACCCGGATCTGAAAAAAGTCATCGTCCTCACCGAGAAGGTGTCGGTGAAAGACTCGCGCATCATGCGCGCCATCTGCCAGGCCAACGGCGTGGACCTGTTTGGAGCCAACTGCCTGGGGCTTGCTGATTCCTGGAACCATGTGCGCATCGGTGGCGCACTGGGCGGCAGTCATCCCGAGGAATCGCTCATCAAGGGATCGGTGGCGATCTTTTCCAACTCCGGCAACTTCACCACCACCATTGCCGTATACCTGTCCACCGCGGGCTGGGGCACGACGACGTCGGTTTCCAGCGGCAAAGACGTGTACATCCATTTCGGTCCGCACGAGTTCATTCACGGCTTCAACAACGATGATCGCTCTAAGGCGGCCATCATCTACTGTGAGCCGGGCGGGTATTACGAGAAGGGCGTCGAGTCCGACAAGCCGATCATCGCCTGCGTGGTGGGCCGCTGGAAAGCGAAGCTCACCAAGTCCTGCGGCCATGCGGGATCGCTGGCCGGTTCTGGCGACGATGCCGTGGCCAAGGAGAAGTGGTTCATGGACTACTTCGGCGTAGATGGGATCTATTCCCCGGAAAACCCGAAGTTTTCCAAGAAAGGCGCGCTGGTCACCAACATCGCCCACATTCCGGAAGCGCTGACCAAGGTCATGGAACTGCGCGGCGAGAAACCGGACTTCGAGCCGAAAGGCAGTCTGTCGCTCAAATGCTGGTTCGGCAACAACAACAACGCCCAATTGCCAAAAGAGTTGGACGTGCCGGTGGTCGAGGCGCTCGATCCGTACAACAAGCAGATCGAGGCGCTTCGCGTGCAGGTCGGCGCGATGATCCGCCGCGAGACGCTGAAAGATGCCAGCGGCGCGTCGCGCATGGATCCGAAAACGCAGGTCTCGCAGATTCACGGGGTGTCCATCCTGGATGCGTCCACGAAGTCCCTGGAAGAGAATCTGGCCTTTGCGTTGACCAAGAACTATCCGTCGGAATTCGGCAGGGCGCTGGCCAACCTGGCGCTCAATGCCCACGTCGGCCATCACAACCACCCGGCCCTGGCGGCGGCGCAGGCATCGCGTGATGCGGGCAACTCCCCCAACACGGTGCTGTCTGCGGCGGTTTCGATCATCGGTAAAAAGACCGTGCAGAAATCGCTGGACGCGGCGTCGGGTCTGTTGGAATTGTTCAAGCTGAGCGACATGAACGATCCGGAGCAATCCTTCGATTACAGCGCGCAGTTGAAAGAAGCGGGCAAGTTCAAGGATGCGTTCTTGGGAACGGGAGACGATTGTTCCGACAAGATCATGGACGCGGTGGCCAAGTTACAGGGCCAGTCTGTGTTCCTGAACTTCCTGCAGGATTTCGCCAAACAGGAAAACGGCAAGGTCAGCGTCGATGCCATCGTGGCAGGCATCTGGGCCACCCTGGGGTGGCGCAGTCTGCGGTCGAAGAAACTGACCCGCCAAACTCTGCAGACGCTTCCGTGGTACAGCCGTATCTTCAGCACCATGGTCGGTTGCACTGCCGGTGCGGACAAGCATTCGACGGACAGCTTCTGCGGTGTCAAGCTGGACGATATCGTTACCAAGTCGAGCTTCACCAAGACGGCCTTCCTGGCACTCATGGGCCGGGAACCGGCGGACGGCGAGTTGTTCGAGTTCCAGGTCCTCCTGGGCCTCATCATCACCAACGGGCCGGGCACCATCTCCGCCCAGGGCGCGAAGGGCGCGGTGAGCGCGGACGGACCGGAACAGCCCGACCGTGTGCAGGTCAACAAGAGCATGGTCGGTTTCCTGACCCACACCGGGTTCGCCCACGGCGGCAACGGCTACGAAGCGGCGGCGTTTTTGATCGAGCAGTTCAAGGGCTCCGGCCTCAAGGACCCGGCGGACGCCAACCACGGCATCGACCTCGCCAAACTGGCAACGGACTATGCTTCAGGGTACGGCAAGTATAAAAAGGAACAGAAGGAGCTGGGCAACCTCGAGTACGCCAAGATCCCCTGCGTCAACCATCCGGTGTTCAAGGGCAAGGACGTGAACGTGGACCCGCGCGAGGAATACGTGCAGAAACTGTTCAAGGAGAAGGGCCTGAACAACGTGTTTCTCGACTTCTACCATCACCTGGTGGAAGGGCTGTTCAAAGCCAAAGTCACGAAAAACGTCTACTGCGTGAACATCGACGCGGTGATCGCGGTGATCCTGCTCAAGATGGTGTGGGCGGATTACCAGAAGGGCACGATCAAGGAGTCGGACATCGAGACCGCCAGTTTCGCGGCGTTCCTGTTCGGCCGCATGATCGGCTGTGCCGCCGAGGTGGACGACCACACCAACCGGGGACGCAATATGGATACCCGCACCCCGGCCAGTAAGGTCGCATACGTCGGCTGA
- the amrA gene encoding AmmeMemoRadiSam system protein A, with protein METITQGLPYLARKAVSHYLRHQEPLPCPPTLPDPLSRRAGAFVSIKNNGTLRGCIGTLEPQQETLAAEIIENAVKAATRDPRFDPVTQEEIGHLTFSIDVLSPLERVTNLSMLDPKQYGLVIRNDKKQGVLLPDLDGVPTVEEQVRLCRIKGGFTDDDLEEYFRFRVQRFR; from the coding sequence ATGGAAACCATAACGCAGGGACTCCCTTATCTTGCGCGTAAAGCCGTGTCTCACTACCTCCGTCATCAGGAACCCCTTCCCTGTCCACCTACCTTGCCAGACCCCTTGTCCAGACGGGCCGGCGCTTTTGTTTCCATAAAGAATAACGGCACGCTGCGTGGGTGCATCGGAACGCTGGAACCGCAACAGGAAACGCTGGCGGCGGAGATCATCGAAAATGCGGTGAAAGCCGCCACCAGAGACCCTAGATTCGATCCCGTCACCCAGGAAGAAATAGGCCACCTCACCTTTTCCATCGACGTGCTGTCGCCGCTCGAACGGGTGACCAACCTTTCCATGCTGGACCCGAAACAGTATGGCCTCGTGATCCGTAACGATAAAAAACAGGGAGTGCTGCTGCCCGACTTGGATGGTGTGCCGACGGTTGAGGAGCAGGTCCGCCTGTGCAGAATAAAAGGCGGCTTCACCGATGACGACCTGGAAGAATATTTCCGCTTCCGGGTTCAGCGGTTCCGCTGA